From the genome of Streptomyces sp. NBC_00523:
CCCGAGGACGAAGAGCGCCACCGTCACCATGACCGCCGCGACCCCGGGCACCGCCAGGGTCCGGCGCAGGCCGGGCCGGTCCCCGCCCGCCCCCTCGGCGGCGGGCCGCCCCACCGCCGGGACGGACGCGCCGATCCAGCCGAGGACGGCGAGGGTGGCCAGCGAGACGGCGCCGAACGCGGCCCGCCAGCCCACCTGTTCGCCGATCAGGGTGCCGGCGGGGACGCCCAGGGACAGCGCCACGGGGATGCCGGTCATCGCGACGGCGATGGCGCGCCCCTCCGATCCGGCGGGCGCGATGCGGCGGGCGTACCCGGCGAGGATCGCCCACGCCAGACCGGCGGCCACCCCCGCGAGGAACCGGGCCGCGAGCAGGACGGCGTACCCCGGCGCGAGGGCGGTCAGCGTGTTGGCCACCAGGAAGACGGCCATGGCGCCGAGCAGCAGGGGCTTGCGCGGCACGGGCGCCGTCGTCCGGGCGAGCGGGATCGCGGTCAGGGCCGTACCGGCCGCGTAGACGGTGACGGACTGGCCGGCGGCGCCCGGGCCGACGTCCAGGGAGTCCGCCATCCCGGGCAGCACACCGGCGGGCAGGGTCTCGGTCAGGCTGGTGATGAAAACGGCGGTCGACAGGGCGAGGAGCGCAGGCCAGGGCAGGCCGCCCTGCCCTGTACGACGCTCCGCCTCGGAGGGCGTGGTGGTCATGGCGGCATCCTGAAACGTTCACATCGGTGTGATGGTCAAGCCGTCAGGTCCCCAGTAGCTTCGGCGGGATGAGGATCGGTGAACTGTCACGCCGCACGGGCACGTCCCGCCGTCTGCTGCGCTACTACGAGGAGCAGCGGCTGATCGTCCCGGACCGGGGGCCGAACGGTTACCGCGAGTACGACGAGCGTTACGTGGACCGGGTCAACCAGATCCGCGGCCTGCTGGACGCGGGGCTTCCGACGCGCATCATCAAGCAGATACTCCCGTGCCTGGACAAGCCCCGCTCGATCCACTTCCCGGACGCCACACCGGAGATGCTGGCCCTGCTGACCACCGAACGGGACCGGCTCAGCGAACGGATCGACGTCCTCGTCCGCAACCGCGACGCGATGAGCGAGTACCTGGCGGAGGTCGCCCAGTGCCGCGCGCCGACGACTTAGGACCGTCAACAACGCGCCCACCTGCGGTCATGTGCTCGAAGGACACCTGTAGGCCAGCCGGATCCGGCCATTCAATGGCCGAAGAGTGATCTTCAGTCGGCCCGCCCGCCCTGCCGATGCAGGAGGCACCGCCCTCCCGAAGGAGGCTGCCATGGGCGACACACTCCTGATCCTGTCCATCCCCGCGCTGCTCCTCGCCAGCGGCCTCCACACGGCCGCCAGCACCTGGTGGCGGCGCAGGCATCCCGCGCCGCCGTCCCCGTACACCCAGCAGGCCGCCCGGCTGGCCGAGAGCCGGGAGCGCACCTAGGATCTCGCGTCGTGGCCGGTCACGAAGGGCCCCGGCGCGACACCCGGGGCATCGTCGACGCGCCCGAGCTGTTCGCGCACGTACAGTTCCGGCGCCGCGAGCCCGCGCCCGGGCTGCGGCGCTATCTGGAGCACTACTGGCTGATCGACTGGGACCTCTCCCAGCCGTACGCCTCGCACCTCGTCCCGCACCCGAGCGTCAACCTCGTCTTCGAGCGGTACGCGGGCTGCGGCGACGAGGACGCGGGATACGCCGAGGTCTCGGGCATCGGCCTGGAGCTGTTCACGCAGAAGCTGGAGGGGCGCGGGCGGGTCTGCGGGGTGCAGTTCCGGCCGGGCGGCTTCCGGCCGTTCGCGCCCGGGGTGCCGGTCTCGCGGTGGACCGGCCGGCGGCTCCCGGCGGCCGACGTGTTCGCGCCACCAGCGCCGCCCGCGCCGCTCACGCCGCCCGCCGCCGTGCTGGACCCGGCGGACGAGGACGACCGGGTCGCCGCGCTCGACGCGTATCTGCTGGCGCTC
Proteins encoded in this window:
- a CDS encoding MFS transporter, encoding MTTTPSEAERRTGQGGLPWPALLALSTAVFITSLTETLPAGVLPGMADSLDVGPGAAGQSVTVYAAGTALTAIPLARTTAPVPRKPLLLGAMAVFLVANTLTALAPGYAVLLAARFLAGVAAGLAWAILAGYARRIAPAGSEGRAIAVAMTGIPVALSLGVPAGTLIGEQVGWRAAFGAVSLATLAVLGWIGASVPAVGRPAAEGAGGDRPGLRRTLAVPGVAAVMVTVALFVLGHTVVYAYVAPYLRHAGLGQRTDAVLLVFGAASLLSIWGVGRHVDRRPRALMVAGAALFTLATAALAVTGAHPVVWAAAVLWGLGWGGAPTLLQTAAGRAAGRHGAAAADTAQAVLVTLWNAAMALGGVVGGLLLDHAGADAVAAAAAVLGAAALAVVAKGRRHAFPRT
- a CDS encoding MerR family transcriptional regulator, with the protein product MRIGELSRRTGTSRRLLRYYEEQRLIVPDRGPNGYREYDERYVDRVNQIRGLLDAGLPTRIIKQILPCLDKPRSIHFPDATPEMLALLTTERDRLSERIDVLVRNRDAMSEYLAEVAQCRAPTT
- a CDS encoding AraC family transcriptional regulator, with amino-acid sequence MAGHEGPRRDTRGIVDAPELFAHVQFRRREPAPGLRRYLEHYWLIDWDLSQPYASHLVPHPSVNLVFERYAGCGDEDAGYAEVSGIGLELFTQKLEGRGRVCGVQFRPGGFRPFAPGVPVSRWTGRRLPAADVFAPPAPPAPLTPPAAVLDPADEDDRVAALDAYLLALAPEPDPRADRAMALVDLIRTDRTVLRVDGLARAEGVSARSLQRLFAAYVGVGPKWVILRYRIHEALERAGAGPDVDWAGLAADLGYSDQAHLVRDFTATLGVPPTALGAR